From Desulfobacterales bacterium, the proteins below share one genomic window:
- a CDS encoding trypsin-like peptidase domain-containing protein, protein MKRKIPKIIFEQLIRIVLAAVFLFGPGAIPAAAEIYKYPDENGNWHYTDTPPQSRAHAAEPVAEAAQSRSGLEDLQKALIEKYHPETPVESAAIAAVTIESYIGKGSGFFISAKGHILTNRHVIRGDSQQFESANKALDTIDGRLEKIDERFAAEKARLEKFKRHLDEYRRSIAGMSEGAAKRREQRRYKVERDRYESQKQDFESKKSEYEHRKAAYEDKKHEYEYTKSTAALSRNFKIILKDGRTLYAYLVRISEDYDLALLKVDGYQTPFIHTAELGRLSQGDPLYAIGSPMGLRDSVSSGIFSGYEKDFIKTDAKIYPGNSGGPLVTRDGRVVGVNSFKQLTRRFEGLGFAIPIGVAASEFDAHLGEAFGR, encoded by the coding sequence ATGAAAAGAAAGATCCCCAAAATTATCTTTGAACAGCTTATCCGGATTGTGCTGGCGGCTGTTTTCTTATTCGGGCCGGGGGCAATTCCGGCCGCCGCCGAGATTTACAAATATCCGGATGAAAACGGGAACTGGCATTATACAGACACCCCGCCGCAATCCCGGGCGCATGCGGCAGAGCCCGTGGCAGAAGCCGCCCAGTCGCGTTCGGGACTGGAGGACCTCCAAAAAGCGCTTATTGAAAAATATCACCCGGAAACCCCGGTGGAATCGGCCGCCATTGCCGCGGTGACCATTGAATCCTATATCGGCAAAGGCTCCGGATTCTTTATCTCAGCAAAAGGCCATATTCTAACGAATCGCCATGTCATCCGCGGGGACAGCCAGCAGTTTGAAAGCGCCAACAAAGCCCTTGATACCATTGATGGCCGTCTGGAAAAAATTGATGAACGGTTTGCAGCGGAAAAGGCACGGCTGGAAAAGTTTAAACGGCATCTGGATGAATACCGCCGGAGCATCGCAGGGATGTCGGAGGGTGCGGCAAAGCGGCGGGAACAAAGACGCTATAAGGTTGAGCGCGACCGGTATGAATCCCAAAAACAGGATTTTGAATCCAAAAAATCCGAATATGAGCATCGCAAGGCAGCGTATGAAGATAAAAAACATGAGTACGAATATACAAAAAGCACGGCCGCCCTTTCACGCAATTTTAAAATTATTCTGAAAGATGGGCGCACGCTTTATGCTTACCTGGTGCGCATAAGCGAGGACTATGACCTGGCGCTCCTTAAAGTGGACGGGTATCAGACGCCGTTTATCCATACGGCCGAACTGGGCCGCTTAAGCCAGGGCGATCCCCTCTATGCCATCGGCAGTCCGATGGGCCTCCGGGATTCCGTGTCCAGCGGGATTTTTTCCGGATATGAAAAGGATTTTATTAAAACCGATGCCAAAATTTATCCCGGAAACAGCGGCGGGCCGCTGGTCACCCGGGATGGCCGGGTGGTGGGGGTCAACTCATTTAAACAGCTGACCCGGCGTTTTGAGGGCCTCGGCTTTGCGATTCCCATCGGGGTCGCAGCGAGCGAATTTGACGCCCATCTTGGGGAAGCCTTCGGACGTTGA
- a CDS encoding radical SAM protein, which produces MELSVSEIFYSIQGESLYAGLPCAFVRLAGCNLRCRYCDTAYAYSDGTRMAIEDIVRALEAFQCPLIEVTGGEPLLQPAAPELITELLDRDYRVLLETNGTFNIAAVDSRCVRIMDVKCPGSGEADKTDFFNFDRLQPEDQVKFVLTDRGDYEYAKNLLLDRWPDGPPAAVLFSPAKGLLDPAVCAEWILKDHLPVRLQLQLHKILWPETARGV; this is translated from the coding sequence ATGGAACTATCGGTTTCCGAAATATTCTACAGCATTCAGGGCGAATCCCTTTATGCCGGCCTCCCCTGTGCATTTGTCCGCCTGGCCGGCTGCAACCTGAGGTGCCGATACTGTGATACGGCGTATGCCTATAGTGACGGCACCCGGATGGCGATTGAAGATATTGTCCGCGCGCTTGAGGCATTTCAATGTCCGCTGATCGAGGTGACCGGCGGGGAACCCTTGCTGCAGCCCGCGGCGCCGGAATTGATCACCGAACTGTTAGACCGGGATTACAGGGTGCTGCTCGAGACTAACGGCACCTTTAATATAGCGGCGGTGGACAGCCGCTGTGTGCGGATTATGGATGTAAAATGCCCGGGCAGCGGCGAAGCGGACAAAACCGATTTTTTCAATTTTGATCGCTTGCAGCCGGAAGATCAAGTCAAGTTCGTGCTAACAGACCGCGGTGATTATGAGTATGCCAAAAACCTGCTGCTTGACAGGTGGCCGGACGGCCCGCCGGCCGCCGTCTTGTTTTCCCCGGCCAAAGGCCTGCTTGATCCGGCCGTTTGTGCAGAGTGGATATTAAAAGATCATCTGCCGGTCAGGCTTCAGCTGCAGCTGCATAAAATTCTCTGGCCGGAAACTGCCCGCGGGGTTTAA
- the manA gene encoding mannose-6-phosphate isomerase, class I, with protein sequence MENKPLYLKNEIQDYAWGSYEFIQDLLGAEQTDTPWAELWMGAHPKAPSKIQVNGEWRALDRLIESYPEEILGRETARRFNNTLPYLFKVLAAEHPLSIQAHPNREQAKNGFDRENHEGIPLTASNRNYKDDRHKPECICALTPFWAMEGFRPISEMVELLKAACPKTLGDAIAYLKQKPDGNGFHRFFEALMTLPKPKLQQVIDETARNAIVRQAENDEFRWIKTLYELYPEDIGILSPILLNLVCLQPGEALFLNSGEMHAYLHGAGIEIMANSDNVLRGGLTAKHVDVEELMRVLNFDPHGLQILNPQERPACEKVYPTPAEEFSLGVIQVDAHCSYSTEQIIGPEILLCTHGDGEIQWDDAAETLRISKGDAFLIPAAVKRYSISGTAQIYRAAVGDLLPA encoded by the coding sequence ATGGAAAACAAACCCCTTTATCTGAAAAACGAGATTCAGGATTATGCCTGGGGATCATACGAATTTATTCAGGATCTGCTGGGCGCTGAACAAACCGACACCCCCTGGGCCGAACTCTGGATGGGCGCCCATCCCAAAGCCCCGTCAAAGATTCAGGTCAATGGTGAATGGCGGGCGCTGGACCGGCTTATTGAGAGCTATCCGGAAGAAATTTTAGGCCGGGAAACCGCCCGGCGGTTTAACAATACCCTGCCCTATCTGTTTAAAGTGCTGGCCGCGGAACACCCCCTCTCCATTCAGGCGCATCCGAACCGGGAGCAGGCCAAAAACGGATTTGACCGGGAAAACCATGAAGGCATCCCCCTTACCGCATCAAACCGAAATTACAAGGATGACCGGCACAAGCCCGAATGCATTTGCGCCCTTACCCCCTTTTGGGCAATGGAGGGGTTTCGCCCGATCAGTGAAATGGTGGAACTCTTAAAGGCGGCCTGCCCCAAGACGCTTGGCGATGCCATCGCATATTTAAAGCAGAAGCCCGACGGCAATGGATTTCATCGATTTTTCGAAGCATTGATGACGCTTCCCAAGCCAAAGCTTCAACAGGTAATCGATGAAACTGCCCGCAATGCCATCGTCCGCCAGGCTGAAAACGATGAGTTCCGCTGGATTAAAACGCTTTATGAGCTCTATCCGGAAGATATCGGCATTTTATCCCCGATTCTTTTAAACCTGGTCTGTCTTCAGCCGGGGGAAGCGCTTTTTCTAAATTCCGGGGAAATGCATGCCTACCTGCATGGGGCGGGCATTGAGATTATGGCCAACTCCGACAATGTGCTGCGCGGCGGCTTGACTGCCAAGCACGTGGATGTTGAGGAGCTCATGCGGGTTTTAAATTTTGACCCCCACGGCCTGCAAATCCTAAACCCCCAGGAGCGCCCGGCCTGTGAAAAAGTTTATCCCACCCCGGCCGAAGAATTCTCTTTGGGGGTTATTCAGGTGGACGCTCACTGCAGCTATTCCACGGAGCAGATCATCGGCCCTGAAATCCTCCTTTGCACCCATGGCGACGGGGAAATCCAATGGGATGATGCCGCTGAAACCCTCCGGATCAGCAAAGGCGACGCATTTTTAATTCCCGCTGCCGTTAAAAGATACAGCATATCCGGTACGGCCCAAATTTACCGCGCGGCTGTCGGGGATCTGCTGCCGGCCTAA
- a CDS encoding aminopeptidase has translation MLPEKQIQRYADVLLWGLETARTGKIKKGDVIMIRYDLPALQLAETLYAKLLEMGVHPLHRLLQTPAMETSFYTLSNNRQLTFIAPGEEELYRNLNGSIALLAPKSLTHLSRVDPTRISKPVKTRKYLRDILDQREEEGHFSWTLAMYPTEELAAHAGISAEEYARQIIKACFLNRRDPIAQWKEIYKQAQTLKNWLNRLSVEKYHVESASVDLFVTPGEKRRWIGISGHNIPSFELFTSPDWRGTNGVYYADQPSYRSGNYVRGIRVEFKNGKVVSAEAEEGEAFLKKQLAMDNGANKIGEFSLTDRTFSKIDCFMANTLFDENFGGKYGNSHIALGASYSDTYGGRPSDLTKEKKAALGFNDSALHWDIVNTEKKRVTAHLTSGHKKLIYENGRFAC, from the coding sequence ATGCTTCCAGAAAAACAGATTCAGCGCTATGCGGATGTCCTGCTATGGGGCCTTGAGACCGCCCGGACCGGAAAAATCAAAAAGGGCGATGTCATCATGATCCGATACGATCTGCCGGCGCTCCAGCTGGCGGAAACTTTGTACGCCAAGCTCCTTGAGATGGGCGTTCACCCATTGCACCGGCTGCTTCAGACCCCGGCCATGGAGACATCTTTTTACACCCTTTCAAATAACCGGCAGCTGACCTTTATCGCCCCGGGCGAGGAGGAATTGTATCGGAATTTAAATGGGAGCATCGCCCTTCTGGCCCCTAAATCCCTTACCCATTTAAGCCGCGTGGATCCCACAAGAATCAGCAAACCGGTAAAGACAAGGAAATACCTTCGGGACATTCTCGATCAGCGCGAAGAGGAAGGCCATTTCAGCTGGACCCTTGCCATGTACCCGACCGAAGAGCTGGCCGCCCATGCCGGCATTTCAGCGGAAGAATACGCCCGGCAGATCATCAAGGCCTGTTTTTTAAACCGCAGAGACCCGATCGCCCAATGGAAAGAGATTTATAAACAGGCGCAAACCCTTAAAAACTGGCTAAACCGCTTGTCTGTTGAAAAATATCATGTGGAATCCGCCAGCGTGGATCTTTTTGTCACGCCGGGGGAAAAGCGGCGGTGGATCGGCATTTCCGGTCACAATATCCCGAGCTTTGAGTTGTTCACATCCCCGGATTGGCGGGGGACCAACGGGGTCTATTATGCGGATCAGCCCTCTTATCGCAGCGGCAATTACGTCCGGGGCATCCGGGTGGAGTTTAAGAACGGAAAAGTGGTCTCTGCTGAAGCCGAAGAAGGCGAGGCGTTTCTTAAAAAACAGCTGGCCATGGATAACGGCGCCAATAAAATCGGCGAATTTTCCCTGACCGACCGGACGTTTTCCAAAATCGATTGCTTTATGGCCAACACCCTGTTTGATGAAAATTTCGGCGGCAAATACGGCAACTCCCATATCGCATTGGGCGCCTCCTATTCAGATACATACGGCGGCCGGCCGTCGGATTTGACCAAAGAGAAAAAGGCGGCGCTGGGGTTTAATGACTCGGCCCTGCACTGGGATATCGTAAATACGGAGAAGAAACGGGTGACTGCCCATTTGACGTCCGGTCATAAAAAACTGATTTACGAAAACGGGCGGTTTGCCTGTTAA
- a CDS encoding cytoplasmic protein: MTRYTHDFVEAGNELMAFGWDRETNENTMICYLQMFSDDAVMQKLRHRLKDEEIEEIYFLINRLLRTHLNDGEYHRLFLKEPHP, encoded by the coding sequence ATGACTCGATATACACACGATTTTGTCGAAGCCGGTAATGAATTAATGGCATTCGGGTGGGATCGCGAAACCAACGAAAACACGATGATCTGTTATCTTCAGATGTTTTCCGATGATGCGGTAATGCAAAAACTCCGTCATCGTTTAAAAGATGAGGAAATTGAGGAGATCTATTTCTTAATTAACCGGCTGCTTAGAACGCACCTTAATGACGGGGAATACCACCGTTTGTTTCTTAAGGAGCCGCATCCATAG
- a CDS encoding alpha/beta hydrolase codes for MASRASYFQTQDNLSIRYASYAPDGPAAAATVILLGGRAEFIEKHQETIEDLTRRHFAVYTMDWCGQGLSDRLLKDRQKGHVDSFDRHIDDLDFFVETIVRPNAAFPLIFLAHSMGGHIALRYLRRASAYFAGAILVSPMIDIRTNSVPYPFARKLVRLASRHNWSERYIPGAGYYDPEQKPFENNPLTSDSERFMDEKQKIAGNPALAIGGVTYGWLSAAFDSIDAMFAADSWKKLAVPVLMLGGSADRVISISAMQQMCQRLADCRCVLIQNAKHEILKETDSIRRQFWLEFDQFIKKIM; via the coding sequence ATGGCATCACGCGCCAGTTATTTTCAGACGCAGGACAATCTATCCATCCGGTATGCCAGTTATGCGCCTGACGGGCCGGCCGCTGCCGCCACCGTCATACTGCTTGGCGGGCGGGCGGAGTTTATTGAAAAGCACCAGGAAACGATTGAGGACCTGACCCGCAGACATTTTGCGGTCTATACAATGGACTGGTGCGGTCAAGGCTTGTCCGACCGCCTTTTGAAGGACCGGCAAAAAGGGCATGTGGATTCCTTTGACCGGCATATTGATGATCTTGATTTTTTTGTAGAAACCATTGTCCGGCCGAATGCGGCCTTTCCCCTTATCTTCCTCGCCCATTCCATGGGCGGCCATATTGCGCTGAGATACCTTCGCCGGGCATCCGCCTATTTTGCCGGAGCCATCCTTGTCTCTCCAATGATCGATATCCGGACAAATTCGGTGCCGTATCCCTTTGCCCGCAAGCTTGTCCGTCTGGCCAGCCGACACAACTGGTCGGAGCGCTATATCCCCGGCGCAGGCTATTACGATCCGGAGCAAAAACCGTTTGAAAACAATCCATTGACAAGTGATTCGGAACGATTCATGGATGAAAAACAAAAAATCGCAGGCAACCCGGCGCTGGCTATCGGCGGCGTGACATATGGCTGGTTATCCGCTGCATTTGACTCCATAGACGCCATGTTTGCGGCGGATAGCTGGAAAAAACTGGCGGTGCCGGTACTCATGCTGGGCGGCTCCGCGGACCGGGTGATTTCGATTTCCGCCATGCAGCAGATGTGTCAGCGCCTGGCGGATTGCCGATGTGTTCTTATACAAAACGCCAAACATGAAATACTCAAGGAAACGGATTCAATCCGCCGGCAGTTCTGGCTTGAATTCGATCAATTTATTAAAAAAATCATGTAA
- a CDS encoding LysM peptidoglycan-binding domain-containing protein, producing the protein MDWKSEVDAENEELYEKPYSTFSNEDPQRFLARSKYPYVLVSAGLLILIVLLIVFWPNNPESTKEASDESRHAARPAVNDELMPRLDRIETRINELEGFQERVNQLDNRIAGLEENFRLISEGEISTDSAASDQMKANAELIRNSADRLNAVEKRLNQVEKQVASNKAQFDNLQTSDQSRSEQTSSVHEVKKGDTLYSISRKYDVNLDKLRRANGLGNQTMIKPGQKLKIPK; encoded by the coding sequence ATGGACTGGAAATCCGAGGTTGATGCGGAAAACGAAGAGTTGTACGAGAAACCGTATTCAACATTTTCTAATGAGGACCCACAGCGCTTTCTGGCGCGGTCGAAATACCCCTATGTGCTGGTGAGCGCCGGCCTATTGATTCTCATTGTTTTGCTTATCGTTTTTTGGCCCAATAATCCGGAATCCACCAAGGAAGCAAGCGATGAAAGCAGACACGCCGCCCGGCCGGCAGTAAACGATGAGCTCATGCCCCGGCTGGATCGGATAGAAACCCGGATTAACGAACTGGAGGGGTTCCAGGAACGGGTGAATCAACTGGACAATCGGATTGCCGGGTTAGAGGAAAACTTCCGCCTTATCAGCGAAGGGGAAATTTCGACTGATTCGGCAGCTTCGGATCAGATGAAGGCCAACGCCGAATTGATTCGAAACAGCGCGGATCGGCTCAATGCTGTGGAAAAACGGCTGAATCAGGTGGAAAAACAGGTTGCATCCAATAAAGCGCAGTTTGATAACCTACAGACATCCGATCAGTCACGGTCTGAGCAAACATCGAGCGTCCATGAGGTTAAAAAAGGGGATACGTTGTATAGTATCTCACGAAAATATGATGTCAATCTGGATAAACTGCGCCGGGCCAACGGGCTGGGGAATCAGACCATGATTAAGCCGGGCCAGAAGTTAAAAATTCCCAAATAA
- a CDS encoding metallophosphoesterase family protein — protein MRTAIISDIHGNATAFEAVLADIDAHARVEAIYCLGDNVGYGPEPERVISMLMERQIPSVLGNHELAINEPQMLSWFNPMARRSLEKTAQFLSETAKAHIADFSSSMIIDGFRLVHGFPPDSPTTYLFEMAPDPIRDTLNNLAEWLVFIGHTHELLIIESNGETIKTDPLPQGTTRLNSDKKYLVNVGSVGQPRDGDHKAKYVIWDDSTRELTVRFVAYDINDTVQKIYKAGLPEQHAWRLL, from the coding sequence ATGCGTACAGCCATAATTTCAGATATTCATGGAAATGCCACGGCATTTGAGGCCGTATTGGCGGATATTGACGCCCACGCCCGGGTTGAAGCGATTTATTGTCTGGGCGACAATGTCGGCTACGGGCCGGAACCGGAACGAGTCATTTCAATGCTCATGGAGCGGCAAATACCGTCCGTGCTGGGAAACCATGAGCTTGCCATCAATGAACCGCAAATGCTTTCATGGTTTAATCCCATGGCCCGCCGCTCACTTGAAAAAACCGCCCAGTTCCTATCTGAGACGGCAAAAGCCCATATCGCCGATTTCAGTTCCAGCATGATCATTGACGGCTTCCGGCTCGTTCATGGATTCCCGCCGGACTCGCCCACCACTTATTTGTTTGAGATGGCCCCGGACCCTATCCGGGATACACTTAACAACCTGGCGGAATGGCTGGTATTTATCGGGCATACCCACGAACTCCTGATTATCGAATCAAACGGTGAAACCATTAAAACCGACCCCCTGCCCCAGGGAACCACCCGATTGAACTCCGACAAAAAATACCTCGTTAATGTGGGCAGCGTCGGCCAGCCCAGAGACGGGGACCACAAGGCCAAGTACGTCATATGGGACGACAGCACCCGTGAGCTGACCGTTCGCTTTGTGGCCTACGACATTAATGATACGGTTCAAAAGATCTATAAGGCCGGCCTGCCGGAGCAACACGCATGGCGGCTGCTTTAG
- a CDS encoding PilT/PilU family type 4a pilus ATPase: MMPAEANNKPTKRGAQKNLLGEALVSHNLINHDQLEKALHRRTQVDMPLGSILIEMGFVTVDNMLAFLSQKFGVPSANLFKVDIKPEVLRFIPREKMKKFRILPISEENNTLTLAMVTPQDFMTISDLEFTIGKKIKPVVVPFFMMEAALNLLSDNYEGGINGSDIEKLSMHESKDTQQPPEIEKLFTYLIKSGGSDMLLTAGVPPSIKIGSILKRLATVSLTPANLEEYARNILTTDEWDLFNRENELETGITYKDKARFRITCYRQRHSISIAIRHLPDKIPSLQELSLPEWLHDFALSPQGLILVSGPAGSGKSTTLSVILDIINTHRRCNIISLEEPIEFLHKHKKSNVNQREVGRDTATFEEGLRGIFRQAPDVIVIGEMRDKTTFETAIKAARTGHLVLSTMNAFDSTAVIQTIINMFPVEQQDLIRLMLADSLLLSFSQRLVKNKEGTGMLLAYEKLATSHRVKNFIRENRIHHIRSQMETGADEFVPMDVGLAKHVKAGRIPFDEGLLHATNPIYFQDLAG, translated from the coding sequence ATGATGCCAGCCGAAGCCAACAATAAGCCAACCAAACGTGGCGCGCAAAAAAATTTGCTCGGAGAGGCACTGGTCAGCCACAACCTGATCAATCATGACCAGCTTGAAAAAGCCCTGCATCGTCGGACGCAGGTGGATATGCCGCTGGGCTCCATTCTAATTGAGATGGGGTTTGTTACGGTTGATAACATGCTGGCCTTCTTATCCCAAAAATTCGGGGTGCCTTCTGCCAATCTGTTTAAAGTCGATATCAAACCAGAGGTACTGAGATTCATTCCCCGGGAAAAAATGAAAAAGTTTCGCATCCTTCCGATTTCTGAGGAAAACAACACTCTGACGCTTGCCATGGTCACACCGCAGGATTTTATGACCATAAGCGATCTGGAATTTACCATAGGCAAAAAAATAAAGCCCGTGGTGGTGCCCTTTTTCATGATGGAAGCCGCGCTGAATTTGCTCTCCGACAACTATGAGGGGGGGATTAATGGTTCGGATATTGAAAAACTGTCCATGCATGAATCAAAGGACACCCAGCAGCCGCCGGAAATTGAAAAGCTCTTTACCTATCTCATCAAATCCGGCGGTAGTGATATGCTTTTAACCGCCGGCGTCCCGCCCTCTATTAAAATCGGCAGCATTCTAAAGCGCCTGGCCACGGTTTCCCTAACGCCCGCCAATCTTGAAGAATACGCCAGAAATATACTGACCACCGATGAATGGGACCTGTTTAACCGGGAAAATGAACTCGAAACCGGCATTACTTATAAGGATAAGGCCAGATTCCGTATCACCTGCTATCGGCAGCGCCATTCCATATCCATTGCCATCCGTCACCTGCCGGATAAAATTCCGTCTTTGCAGGAGCTAAGCCTCCCGGAATGGCTGCATGATTTCGCCCTGTCCCCCCAGGGCCTGATCCTGGTTTCAGGTCCGGCCGGCAGCGGAAAATCGACCACGCTGTCGGTGATTCTGGATATTATTAACACCCATCGGCGCTGCAATATCATCAGTCTGGAAGAGCCCATTGAATTTCTGCACAAGCATAAAAAAAGCAATGTCAACCAAAGGGAAGTGGGCCGGGATACGGCAACCTTTGAAGAGGGGCTGCGCGGCATTTTCCGGCAGGCCCCGGATGTAATCGTCATCGGGGAAATGCGGGATAAAACCACTTTTGAAACCGCCATCAAGGCCGCCCGGACCGGGCATCTGGTGCTGAGCACCATGAACGCCTTTGATTCCACTGCGGTGATTCAGACGATTATCAATATGTTCCCGGTGGAGCAGCAGGATCTGATCCGGTTGATGCTGGCCGATTCATTGCTGCTGTCCTTTTCCCAGCGCCTGGTCAAAAACAAGGAAGGCACCGGCATGCTGCTCGCCTATGAAAAACTGGCCACCTCCCATCGGGTGAAAAACTTCATCCGGGAGAACAGAATCCACCATATCCGCTCCCAGATGGAAACCGGGGCGGATGAATTCGTGCCCATGGATGTGGGGCTGGCCAAACATGTCAAAGCCGGACGGATTCCATTTGACGAGGGACTGCTGCACGCCACCAATCCGATTTATTTTCAGGATCTGGCGGGCTGA
- a CDS encoding putative 2-dehydropantoate 2-reductase has protein sequence MKFAVIGTGAVGGYYGGLLMRSGFEVHFLVHSDFAHVRENGLLIESKDGDFLLEAIYAYENASDMPACDVVIVALKTTQNHHLSNMLPQVVKENGIVVLLQNGLGVEREIAEMLPSATVIGGLCFLCSNKVGPGHIRHLDYGSIRMGQFSRQHTAAGITDNLKFVADAFGKAGIPIHLTDNLGRARWEKLVWNMSYNGMSVVLNANTDQLMNDPAARGLIEQLMGEVIVGARACGFELAEGFARQMLAATEKMVAYNPSMKLDFEAGRELEINTIYWRPIQAAADKGYEMPRAAMLARQLEYLDRHNRRHIANSD, from the coding sequence TTGAAGTTTGCAGTTATTGGAACCGGTGCCGTTGGGGGGTATTATGGCGGACTGCTCATGCGCAGCGGATTTGAAGTTCATTTTCTTGTGCACAGTGATTTTGCGCATGTGCGCGAAAACGGCCTTTTAATTGAGTCCAAGGATGGGGATTTTCTATTGGAAGCGATCTACGCCTATGAAAATGCATCTGATATGCCCGCCTGCGATGTGGTTATCGTGGCGCTTAAAACCACCCAAAACCATCATCTGAGCAATATGCTCCCCCAGGTCGTCAAGGAAAACGGTATTGTCGTTCTTTTGCAAAACGGGCTGGGGGTAGAGCGTGAAATCGCTGAAATGCTGCCATCGGCCACTGTTATCGGCGGCCTTTGTTTTCTGTGCAGTAATAAAGTAGGGCCGGGTCACATCCGGCATCTGGACTACGGCAGTATCCGGATGGGACAATTCTCCCGCCAGCATACAGCCGCCGGCATTACGGATAATCTGAAATTTGTGGCCGATGCCTTTGGCAAAGCCGGCATTCCGATTCATTTAACCGATAACCTCGGCCGGGCACGCTGGGAAAAGCTTGTCTGGAATATGAGTTATAACGGCATGTCCGTAGTACTTAATGCCAACACCGATCAGCTGATGAATGATCCGGCCGCCAGGGGGTTGATTGAGCAGTTGATGGGGGAGGTTATTGTCGGCGCCCGGGCCTGCGGTTTCGAATTGGCTGAGGGTTTTGCCCGACAGATGCTTGCGGCCACAGAAAAAATGGTGGCCTATAACCCCAGCATGAAACTTGATTTTGAAGCCGGAAGAGAACTGGAAATAAATACGATTTACTGGCGGCCCATCCAAGCGGCCGCGGATAAGGGCTATGAAATGCCGCGGGCTGCGATGCTGGCCCGGCAGCTGGAATACCTGGATCGTCATAATCGCCGACATATAGCGAACTCAGACTAA
- a CDS encoding helix-hairpin-helix domain-containing protein translates to MAADHNGKININTASVDELTQLKNVGPAYAERIVEYREANGGFDSVEELTEVKGIGPKTLADNLDRITVGSPADE, encoded by the coding sequence ATGGCAGCAGACCACAACGGCAAAATCAATATTAACACCGCAAGCGTGGATGAGCTGACCCAGCTTAAAAATGTAGGCCCTGCTTATGCTGAGCGGATCGTCGAATACCGTGAAGCAAATGGCGGGTTTGATAGCGTTGAAGAACTCACAGAGGTAAAGGGCATCGGCCCCAAGACCCTGGCGGACAACCTTGATCGGATCACGGTGGGTTCGCCGGCGGACGAATAA
- a CDS encoding DUF2760 domain-containing protein, translated as MNIVKSFSRRSLAWIIFFMLILSALLNTAGYWGICLLTRFIPLRLLQQAAKETPALQAGLNRLQPWMDFFNPYFIPISTGVLVFMGLILWLFLRGSLIRQMRKNGLIEAKKSAKKPKKREKPAKKAKRAESPPVKTEEKPRADKKAQHDLNQRYYLHLLSVLQREGRLVDFFEEDLNLYEDAQIGAAVRSIQDNCKKTINKSLAPQPVLEKNEGDTVTVPADFDSAAIKLTGNVSGEPPFKGILRHRGWRAAKLELPTLSVTQDPRIIAPAEVEIQ; from the coding sequence ATGAACATCGTAAAATCCTTTTCCCGGCGAAGTCTGGCCTGGATTATTTTTTTCATGCTGATCCTGTCAGCTTTACTGAACACTGCCGGATATTGGGGAATTTGCCTCTTAACACGCTTCATCCCCTTGCGGTTACTGCAGCAGGCGGCTAAAGAGACCCCGGCGCTTCAAGCCGGCCTTAATCGATTGCAGCCCTGGATGGATTTTTTTAATCCCTATTTTATTCCGATCTCCACGGGTGTTTTAGTGTTCATGGGATTGATTCTATGGCTTTTCCTACGGGGGTCGCTGATTCGGCAGATGCGTAAAAACGGCTTGATTGAAGCCAAAAAATCCGCCAAAAAGCCTAAAAAAAGGGAAAAGCCGGCGAAAAAGGCCAAAAGGGCCGAAAGCCCCCCGGTCAAAACCGAGGAAAAGCCGCGGGCGGATAAAAAGGCGCAGCACGACTTGAATCAGCGGTATTACCTGCATTTGCTGTCCGTGCTTCAGCGGGAAGGCCGCTTGGTTGATTTCTTTGAAGAGGATTTGAACCTTTATGAGGACGCACAGATTGGCGCCGCCGTGCGAAGTATTCAGGACAACTGCAAAAAAACCATCAATAAATCCCTCGCCCCCCAGCCGGTACTTGAAAAAAATGAGGGCGACACTGTAACGGTGCCGGCGGATTTTGATTCAGCCGCCATTAAGCTGACCGGCAATGTCAGCGGGGAACCCCCGTTTAAAGGCATTCTCAGGCACCGGGGGTGGCGGGCGGCAAAACTTGAGCTGCCGACCCTTTCTGTTACGCAGGATCCCCGAATCATCGCGCCTGCGGAAGTTGAAATTCAGTAG